One region of Corvus moneduloides isolate bCorMon1 chromosome 1, bCorMon1.pri, whole genome shotgun sequence genomic DNA includes:
- the SLC30A8 gene encoding zinc transporter 8 → MAAKKSLERACLVSERDTKKYSLALDRMSWLQKNSNEERQQQEAVANPAYHCHSYSQAYENRKREQHQARRKLCVASVICTFFMIAEITGEYVCGQIAGSLAVVTDAAHILVDLTSFMISLFSLWLTSKPPTKQLTFGWHRAEILGALMSMIIVWMVTGVLIYLACMRLLHLDYDIDATVMLITSACAVLANILLSLILHQTGHRHSHGAQARECVSAPLEKPALSNASLRAAFVHAIGDLFQSISVLISALIIFFKPQYRIADPICTFVFSIFVLATTVPILRDILTVLMEGTSKGFAYDAIKARILAVEKVESVHNLHLWSLTMNQTALSAHIATADTTDSQKILRDITQVLFEHHSFHSITIQIESGQDQKTDCVFCQEPRD, encoded by the exons ATGGCTGCTAAAAAGAGTCTTGAAAGAGCTTGTCTTGTGAGCGAGAGGGACACCAAGAAGTACTCCTTGGCCTTAGACAG GATGAGCTGGCTTCAGAAGAATTCAAATgaagagaggcagcagcaggaagcagtaGCTAATCCAGCGTATCACTGTCACAGCTACTCACAGGCCTATGAGAACAGAAAGAGGGAGCAACATCAAGCCAGGAGGAAGCTCTGTGTAGCATCAGTAATTTGCACCTTCTTCATGATTGCTGAGATAACAGGGGAGTATGTGT GTGGGCAGATCGCCGGGAGCCTGGCGGTGGTCACCGATGCGGCACACATCCTGGTGGACCTGACAAGCTTCATGATCAGCCTCTTCTCGCTGTGGCTCACCTCCAAACCTCCTACCAAACAGTTAACTTTTGGGTGGCATCGAGCAG AAATTCTGGGAGCTTTGATGTCTATGATAATTGTTTGGATGGTGACGGGTGTGCTGATATATTTGGCTTGCATGAGGCTGCTACACCTGGATTACGATATTGATGCTACTGTGATGCTCATTACCTCTGCTTGTGCCGTGCTCGCCAACATCCT ACTAAGCCTGATTCTGCACCAGACTGGCCACAGGCACAGCCATGGGGCACAAGCCAGGGAATGTGTGTCAGCGCCTCTGGAAAAGCCAGCTCTGAGCAATGCCAGCCTGCGGGCAGCCTTTGTGCATGCCATTGGAGATCTATTCCAGAGTATTAGTGTGCTAATTAGTGCACTTATAATCTTCTTTAAG CCACAGTACAGAATAGCCGACCCAATCTGCACATTTGTGTTTTCCATCTTTGTTTTGGCAACTACCGTCCCGATTTTAAGGGATATCTTGACTGTCTTAATGGAAG GAACATCAAAAGGATTTGCTTATGATGCCATAAAAGCAAGAATTTTAGCAGTTGAAAAAGTGGAGTCCGTTCACAACCTTCATCTTTGGTCTCTGACAATGAATCAAActgctctctctgctcacaTTGCCACAG CAGACACAACAGACAGCCAGAAGATTTTGAGAGATATTACCCAAGTCTTGTTTGAGCACCACAGCTTCCACTCCATCACCATTCAGATTGAATCAGGACAGGATCAGAAAACAGACTGTGTCTTCTGCCAAGAGCCCAGGGATTAA